From a single Pseudomonas serboccidentalis genomic region:
- a CDS encoding TIGR00180 family glycosyltransferase: MQGKNTSGTGLALNEQLTVVLISHERPAFLRRAIRFYSSLPCRILVLDSSAVALAGIPAEFTHVDYQHLPQFGYWGIRAKLAYGVEQLQTPYMVFAADDDFLVHEALHEAVAFMEANPDYSLCHGYSLMYLALANSVNYYRRDKKVCEDYSADQAEDRLLDYMHQYLPPFYAVQRTAILRDWYDAMPQDTIFQWQEVGHTYYMLARGKARILPIPYVVREINYVQSDHNTEIYHSLAYMDAKSVAGREAFAEFLAGLPTQIQHQDPQQGKQFVLKSFASLADSLLTNRALTAELIFESTWIDIETGPQRRFGPKQYVEMPFYNQVFFDQLTQFEFLLHAMPAGRVQLKELEGIWARQQSLMLARNNDTPESVLDRLWQAHDSNVFNRAVIKRLIAQLQPLDEEDDAPKLREWVARLDAVLLEGYQPTFDKMLTGRLLQWLAARAPDAEQAETIARYLADNAGGPQFGIFLLDLDNDIDKLQVTLDSLLEGHSKAFKVVVFTTGEPPAATTAQNTLHFVRVTQSNFVDKLNQSVNQSTCDWLLLAEAGDEFTAAGLLRASLELMAAPGVRAVATDEILRQENGALVDMFRPGFNLDLLQSVPSLMARHWLIRREVLTGLGGYQADFSKALELDVLLRIIEQGGLDGLAHLDEPLLITRAPVLAENAHERQALLRHLGNRGYKAQVTSTLPGTWQIDYRHIERPLVSVIVPAGDDLGALQRCLDGVLLRTRYTRYEVLIAANPNQLAEVNDWLGTLHNAKVRVLHADRPLDQVALYNAASQQAQGEYLVLLATDSEVVNPNWIESLLNHAQRPEVGIVGAKLVDRDGKISQAGLILGFNDGVASAFIGEKHAAEGYMQRLSVEQNYSAVSKVCLMVRKELFDALGGLDEVTFADGFSDVDLCLKAGQVGYLTVWTPLVQVLHTGELPQAPEALAALREKWSAAFAQDPAYNANLALTGKGFTLGESAPINWAQLLA; encoded by the coding sequence ATGCAAGGCAAGAACACTTCTGGAACCGGTCTGGCACTCAACGAACAGTTGACTGTTGTGCTGATCTCTCACGAACGTCCGGCATTTCTGCGTAGAGCCATTCGCTTCTACAGCAGCCTGCCGTGCAGGATTCTGGTGCTGGACTCGTCGGCGGTGGCGCTGGCGGGCATCCCTGCCGAATTCACCCACGTGGATTATCAGCACTTGCCACAGTTCGGCTACTGGGGCATTCGCGCCAAGCTGGCCTACGGTGTCGAGCAGTTGCAGACGCCTTACATGGTGTTCGCCGCCGACGATGACTTCCTTGTGCATGAAGCCCTGCATGAAGCTGTGGCATTCATGGAGGCCAACCCCGATTACAGCCTGTGCCATGGCTACAGCCTGATGTATCTGGCGTTGGCCAACAGCGTCAATTACTACCGACGTGACAAGAAAGTCTGCGAGGACTACTCGGCCGACCAGGCTGAAGATCGTCTGCTCGATTACATGCATCAGTACCTGCCGCCGTTCTATGCCGTGCAGCGTACGGCGATCTTGCGCGACTGGTACGACGCGATGCCGCAGGACACAATCTTCCAGTGGCAGGAAGTCGGTCACACCTATTACATGCTGGCCCGGGGCAAGGCGCGGATTCTGCCGATTCCGTATGTCGTGCGCGAAATCAACTACGTGCAGTCCGATCACAACACCGAGATCTATCACTCTCTGGCCTATATGGATGCCAAGAGCGTGGCCGGTCGCGAAGCCTTTGCCGAATTCCTCGCCGGGTTGCCGACCCAGATCCAGCATCAGGATCCACAGCAGGGCAAACAGTTTGTTCTGAAAAGTTTTGCTTCGCTGGCCGACAGCCTGCTGACCAATCGCGCACTCACCGCCGAGCTGATCTTCGAATCGACATGGATCGATATCGAGACCGGCCCGCAGCGCCGGTTCGGTCCGAAGCAATACGTTGAAATGCCTTTCTACAACCAGGTGTTTTTCGATCAGCTGACTCAATTCGAGTTTTTGTTGCACGCGATGCCTGCCGGGCGCGTTCAGCTCAAGGAGCTGGAAGGTATCTGGGCTCGCCAGCAGAGCCTGATGCTGGCGCGCAACAACGACACCCCGGAAAGTGTGCTCGACCGCCTGTGGCAAGCGCATGACAGCAACGTGTTCAATCGCGCGGTGATCAAGCGGCTGATCGCGCAATTGCAACCGTTGGACGAAGAAGACGACGCGCCGAAATTGCGTGAGTGGGTGGCTCGTCTGGACGCGGTATTGCTGGAAGGGTATCAGCCGACATTCGACAAGATGTTGACCGGCCGCCTGCTCCAGTGGCTCGCTGCGCGCGCGCCGGATGCCGAGCAGGCCGAGACGATTGCCCGTTACCTGGCCGATAATGCCGGTGGTCCGCAGTTCGGGATTTTCCTGCTCGATCTGGACAACGACATCGACAAGTTGCAGGTCACTCTGGACAGCTTGCTCGAAGGTCACAGCAAAGCCTTCAAGGTTGTGGTCTTCACCACGGGTGAACCGCCGGCCGCAACCACTGCGCAAAATACCCTGCACTTTGTGCGAGTGACCCAAAGCAATTTCGTCGACAAGCTCAACCAGAGCGTCAATCAGTCGACTTGCGACTGGCTGCTGCTGGCTGAGGCGGGTGACGAGTTCACCGCTGCCGGCCTGCTGCGTGCCAGCCTGGAACTGATGGCGGCGCCTGGTGTAAGGGCGGTGGCCACGGATGAAATCCTGCGCCAGGAAAACGGTGCGCTGGTGGATATGTTCCGTCCGGGCTTCAATCTGGATCTGCTGCAAAGCGTTCCGTCATTGATGGCGCGGCACTGGTTGATCCGTCGCGAAGTGCTGACCGGTCTTGGTGGTTACCAGGCAGATTTCAGCAAGGCGCTGGAACTCGATGTGTTGCTGCGCATCATTGAACAGGGTGGCCTCGACGGTCTGGCTCATCTCGACGAGCCGCTGCTGATCACCCGGGCACCCGTGCTGGCAGAAAATGCTCATGAGCGTCAGGCGCTGCTGCGTCACCTGGGCAATCGCGGTTACAAGGCTCAAGTCACCTCGACGCTGCCTGGCACCTGGCAGATCGACTATCGCCATATCGAGCGGCCGCTGGTGTCGGTGATCGTGCCCGCTGGCGACGATCTTGGCGCATTGCAACGTTGCCTGGATGGCGTGCTGCTCAGAACACGTTACACCCGCTATGAAGTGTTGATTGCGGCCAACCCGAACCAGTTGGCCGAGGTCAACGACTGGCTGGGAACCCTGCACAATGCCAAAGTGCGGGTGCTGCATGCTGATCGTCCGCTTGATCAAGTGGCGTTGTACAACGCGGCCAGCCAGCAGGCGCAGGGCGAATATCTGGTGTTGCTGGCGACCGACAGTGAGGTGGTCAACCCGAACTGGATCGAGTCGTTGCTCAATCATGCCCAGCGTCCCGAAGTCGGCATCGTCGGTGCCAAACTGGTGGACCGCGACGGCAAGATCTCCCAGGCAGGTTTGATTCTTGGATTCAACGATGGGGTGGCTTCAGCCTTCATCGGTGAGAAACATGCTGCCGAGGGCTACATGCAGCGCCTGTCGGTCGAGCAGAACTATTCGGCCGTGTCGAAGGTGTGCCTGATGGTGCGTAAAGAGCTGTTCGACGCGCTCGGTGGCCTGGACGAAGTGACCTTCGCCGATGGCTTCAGTGATGTTGATCTGTGTCTGAAGGCCGGTCAGGTCGGTTACCTCACCGTGTGGACGCCGCTGGTGCAGGTATTGCACACCGGCGAGCTGCCGCAAGCCCCTGAAGCATTGGCGGCATTGCGTGAAAAATGGAGCGCGGCCTTTGCACAGGACCCGGCCTATAACGCCAACCTGGCCCTGACCGGCAAAGGTTTCACTTTGGGTGAAAGTGCCCCGATCAATTGGGCGCAGTTGCTCGCCTGA
- the pseI gene encoding pseudaminic acid synthase: protein MSSFKIGERLIGAEAPPFIIAEMSGNHNQSLEVALQIVEAAAKAGAHALKLQTYTAQTMTLDLAEGEFFIKDPNSLWAGTSLYDLYEKAHTPWEWHAPIFARAKALGMLAFSTPFDDTAVDFLESLDVPAYKIASFENTDLPLIRRVAATGKPLIISTGMASIAELDETVRAAREAGCKDLVLLKCTSTYPATPLNSNVRTIPHLRELFGCEVGLSDHSMGVGVSVAAVALGATVVEKHFTLDRSAGGVDASFSLEPAELASLVVETERAWQAMGQVHYGVTEAERKSLVYRRSLYITADMAAGEPFTAANLRAIRPGLGLPPKHTDAVLGRRARQAIKRGTPLDWSLVE from the coding sequence ATGAGTAGTTTCAAGATTGGCGAACGTCTGATCGGTGCCGAGGCGCCACCGTTCATCATTGCCGAAATGAGCGGCAACCATAACCAGTCGCTGGAGGTGGCCCTGCAGATCGTCGAGGCCGCCGCGAAGGCGGGGGCGCATGCCTTGAAATTGCAGACCTACACCGCCCAGACCATGACCCTGGATCTGGCCGAAGGCGAGTTTTTCATCAAGGACCCGAACAGCCTGTGGGCCGGGACTTCGCTGTACGACTTGTACGAGAAGGCCCACACTCCATGGGAATGGCATGCGCCGATTTTCGCTCGGGCAAAAGCGTTGGGCATGCTCGCGTTCTCGACGCCGTTCGATGACACGGCGGTGGACTTTCTCGAAAGCCTCGACGTCCCGGCGTACAAGATCGCCAGTTTCGAAAACACCGATCTGCCGCTGATCCGCCGTGTGGCGGCGACCGGCAAACCGCTGATCATTTCCACCGGCATGGCCAGCATCGCTGAACTCGACGAAACCGTACGCGCCGCCCGCGAGGCCGGGTGCAAGGATCTGGTATTGCTCAAATGCACCAGTACTTACCCGGCAACGCCGCTCAACAGCAATGTGCGCACGATCCCGCACCTGCGTGAACTGTTCGGTTGCGAGGTGGGGCTGTCCGATCACTCCATGGGGGTTGGCGTATCGGTGGCCGCCGTGGCACTCGGGGCCACGGTGGTGGAAAAGCACTTCACCCTCGACCGTTCGGCGGGTGGCGTGGATGCCAGTTTCTCGCTGGAGCCTGCGGAACTGGCCAGTCTGGTGGTCGAAACCGAACGCGCCTGGCAGGCCATGGGCCAGGTGCATTACGGCGTAACGGAGGCCGAGCGCAAGTCGCTGGTCTATCGCCGCTCGCTGTACATCACCGCCGACATGGCCGCCGGTGAGCCCTTCACCGCAGCCAATCTGCGCGCCATTCGCCCAGGTCTCGGTCTGCCGCCCAAGCACACTGACGCGGTCCTCGGTCGCCGCGCTCGCCAGGCGATCAAACGCGGCACGCCGCTGGACTGGTCGTTGGTCGAATAA
- the pseG gene encoding UDP-2,4-diacetamido-2,4,6-trideoxy-beta-L-altropyranose hydrolase, whose protein sequence is MRVLIRADASPTIGSGHIARCLTLARVLRKQGSHVAFACRLLPGHRLDALSDEGFETFALPDFYPDEDPQQAIESMLPWQADIDALASLLEGHAGFDWIIADHYGLDHHWQTAARRWAPRIAAVDDLGTRHYNVDLLLNQNLSGLSENYAPLLPDGCRTLLGPRYAMLREEFECPAIEIKPKARRVLVNFGGFDAAMQTHHAMLALQDFTALEVDFVAGADNPAWTQMQALAETRPHWRLHSFVSDFQQRMTGADLFIGAGGGTSWERAALGLPTLCIAVSNNQQANGEVMAAAGAHVFLGAREQVSVEQLRDAIGFVVDNVYLRQSLAKRSRQLVDGRGALRVAAALAGAVLKLRPATLDDAQLLFEGRNAEAVRRWSLDSGAIEWPQHLHWLNASLRHPQRLLLIAEADDGPVGVLRYDLRGFEAEVSLYLLAGRFGLGWGRALLARGEAFVRTHWPQLTAITAQVLPGNRPSLNVFRDAGFTQSACAFTQVLKDHRDE, encoded by the coding sequence ATGAGAGTGTTGATCCGCGCTGACGCCTCGCCGACCATCGGCAGCGGCCACATTGCCCGTTGCCTGACCTTGGCGCGGGTGCTGCGCAAGCAGGGCAGTCATGTTGCGTTTGCCTGTCGACTGTTGCCGGGGCATCGGCTCGATGCGCTAAGCGATGAGGGGTTCGAAACCTTCGCGTTACCGGACTTTTACCCCGACGAAGACCCGCAGCAGGCCATTGAATCGATGCTGCCGTGGCAGGCCGATATCGACGCATTGGCGTCGTTGCTGGAGGGGCATGCCGGGTTCGACTGGATCATCGCCGACCATTACGGCCTTGACCATCACTGGCAAACCGCCGCCCGGCGTTGGGCGCCACGGATTGCGGCGGTCGACGATCTTGGCACTCGGCATTACAACGTCGATCTGCTGCTCAATCAGAACCTCTCCGGCCTCAGCGAAAACTACGCGCCGTTGCTGCCTGACGGCTGCCGCACCTTGCTCGGCCCGCGTTACGCCATGCTGCGCGAAGAATTCGAGTGCCCGGCCATCGAGATCAAACCGAAGGCCCGCCGCGTGCTGGTGAATTTCGGTGGTTTCGACGCGGCGATGCAGACTCATCACGCGATGCTCGCGCTGCAGGATTTCACAGCGCTGGAAGTGGATTTCGTCGCCGGTGCAGACAACCCGGCGTGGACGCAAATGCAAGCCTTGGCCGAGACGCGGCCGCACTGGCGCCTGCACAGTTTCGTCAGCGATTTCCAGCAACGCATGACCGGCGCCGATCTGTTCATCGGCGCCGGTGGCGGTACCAGTTGGGAGCGTGCAGCCCTGGGTCTGCCAACCCTGTGCATCGCGGTATCGAACAATCAGCAGGCCAACGGCGAAGTCATGGCCGCGGCCGGGGCGCATGTGTTCCTGGGCGCCCGTGAACAGGTCAGCGTCGAGCAACTGCGCGACGCTATCGGCTTTGTCGTCGACAATGTCTATCTGCGCCAAAGCCTGGCCAAACGTTCGCGGCAACTGGTGGATGGCCGTGGTGCGTTGCGGGTGGCGGCAGCGCTGGCCGGTGCGGTGCTCAAGCTGCGCCCGGCGACACTCGACGATGCGCAATTGCTGTTCGAGGGGCGCAACGCCGAGGCCGTAAGGCGCTGGTCGCTGGACAGCGGCGCGATCGAGTGGCCGCAGCATCTGCACTGGCTGAATGCGAGCCTGCGCCATCCGCAGCGCCTGCTGTTGATCGCCGAGGCCGATGACGGCCCGGTGGGCGTCTTGCGCTATGACCTGCGCGGCTTTGAGGCCGAAGTGTCGCTCTATCTGTTGGCAGGACGGTTCGGTCTTGGTTGGGGCAGGGCGTTGCTGGCGCGAGGTGAAGCGTTCGTGCGCACTCACTGGCCGCAATTGACTGCCATTACTGCGCAGGTCCTGCCGGGCAATCGCCCCTCTTTGAATGTGTTTCGTGACGCCGGATTCACCCAGAGTGCCTGCGCGTTCACCCAGGTTTTGAAGGATCACCGCGATGAGTAG
- a CDS encoding pseudaminic acid biosynthesis-associated methylase: MRDLSEQEQFWQGDFGNRYVERNVGQPLVAGNLALFAKALTRASRIDSLLELGTNAGNNLQALRQLLPHCELFGVEINQLACAQAKALGIAQIWHGSLFDFPRDRGYDLTVSKGVLIHLAPTLLATAYAQLYALSQRYILIAEYYNPTPVEVSYRGTSGKLFKRDFAGEMLDRYPDLHLLDYGFGYHRDPQFPVDDITWFLLEKRP; this comes from the coding sequence ATGCGTGATTTGAGCGAACAGGAACAATTCTGGCAGGGCGATTTCGGCAACCGCTACGTTGAGCGCAACGTCGGTCAACCACTGGTGGCGGGCAATCTGGCGTTGTTCGCCAAAGCATTGACCCGCGCCAGCCGGATCGACAGCCTGCTGGAGCTGGGGACCAATGCCGGCAACAATCTGCAAGCGTTGCGTCAGTTGTTGCCGCACTGCGAACTGTTCGGCGTCGAGATCAATCAGCTCGCCTGTGCTCAGGCAAAGGCGTTGGGCATAGCGCAGATCTGGCATGGCTCACTGTTCGATTTTCCTCGTGATCGCGGTTATGACCTGACGGTGAGCAAAGGCGTACTGATCCATCTGGCGCCCACGCTGCTGGCGACCGCCTATGCGCAGTTGTACGCGTTGAGCCAGCGCTACATCCTGATCGCCGAGTATTACAACCCGACGCCCGTCGAGGTGTCTTATCGCGGCACCAGCGGCAAGCTGTTCAAGCGCGATTTCGCCGGGGAAATGCTCGATCGTTATCCCGATCTGCACTTGCTCGATTACGGCTTTGGTTATCACCGTGACCCGCAATTCCCGGTAGACGACATCACCTGGTTCCTGCTGGAAAAACGTCCTTGA
- a CDS encoding cephalosporin hydroxylase family protein — translation MNPHEQFREEVKANIEGLQQDKALQAESLDWVGTTARHKYTYNFSWMGRPIIQFPQDMVAMQEIIWNLRPDVIVETGIAHGGSLVFYASILELIGHGEVLGVDIDIRQHNREAIEAHPMFKRISMIQGSSIDTAIVDQVRERVQGKKVLVVLDSNHTHEHVLEELRLYAPLVSVGSYCVVMDTVVEDMPADAFPDRPWGKGDNPKTAVWAYLEENRDFEIDQAIHSKLLITVAPDGYLRRVR, via the coding sequence ATGAATCCGCATGAGCAGTTTCGCGAAGAAGTGAAAGCCAACATCGAAGGCCTGCAGCAAGACAAGGCACTGCAGGCCGAGTCCCTGGACTGGGTCGGCACCACGGCCAGACACAAGTACACCTACAACTTCAGCTGGATGGGCCGGCCGATCATTCAGTTCCCGCAGGACATGGTTGCGATGCAGGAAATCATCTGGAACCTGCGTCCGGACGTGATCGTCGAGACCGGCATCGCCCACGGCGGTTCGCTGGTGTTCTACGCCTCGATCCTGGAGCTGATCGGCCATGGCGAAGTCCTGGGCGTCGACATCGATATCCGCCAGCACAACCGCGAAGCCATCGAAGCGCACCCGATGTTCAAACGCATCAGCATGATCCAGGGTTCGAGCATCGACACCGCCATCGTCGACCAGGTGCGCGAGCGTGTGCAGGGCAAGAAAGTGCTGGTGGTGCTGGACTCCAACCATACCCACGAGCACGTCCTCGAAGAACTGCGCCTGTATGCACCGCTGGTGTCGGTGGGCAGCTACTGCGTGGTCATGGACACCGTGGTCGAAGACATGCCCGCCGATGCTTTCCCGGATCGTCCGTGGGGCAAGGGTGACAACCCGAAAACCGCGGTATGGGCTTACCTGGAAGAAAACCGCGATTTCGAAATCGATCAGGCGATTCACAGCAAATTGCTGATCACTGTCGCGCCGGATGGCTATCTGCGTCGCGTGCGCTAA
- the pseB gene encoding UDP-N-acetylglucosamine 4,6-dehydratase (inverting) — translation MFNGKSIFISGGTGSFGRKFIARLLEQYQPKRVVVFSRDELKQYEMQQTFNAPCMRYFLGDVRDADRLRQAMRGIDYVVHAAALKQVPAAEYNPTECIRTNVNGAENIIAAAIDNGVKKVVALSTDKAASPINLYGATKLLSDKLFVAANNIAGEQQTRFAVVRYGNVAGSRGSVVPFFSKLIADGATELPITDERMTRFWITLDHGVQFVLDSFARMHGGEVFVPKIPSIRIVDLARGMAEQLPHKNVGIRPGEKLHELMVPLDDARMTLEFEDHYTIQPSIRFTSVDVDFAVDKLGECGRPVGEDFEYRSDTNPHFLSVGQIADLHAKLSV, via the coding sequence ATGTTCAACGGTAAATCGATCTTCATCTCCGGCGGCACCGGCTCGTTCGGGCGCAAATTCATCGCCCGTCTGCTTGAGCAATACCAGCCCAAGCGCGTGGTGGTGTTCTCCCGCGATGAACTCAAACAGTACGAAATGCAGCAGACGTTCAACGCGCCGTGCATGCGTTACTTCCTCGGCGACGTGCGCGATGCCGATCGTCTGCGTCAGGCCATGCGCGGCATCGATTACGTGGTGCACGCGGCGGCGCTCAAGCAGGTGCCGGCGGCGGAGTACAACCCGACCGAATGCATTCGCACCAACGTCAATGGCGCGGAGAACATCATCGCCGCCGCCATCGACAACGGCGTGAAGAAAGTCGTCGCGCTGTCCACCGACAAGGCGGCGAGCCCGATCAATCTGTACGGCGCAACCAAGTTGCTCTCGGACAAATTGTTCGTCGCCGCCAACAACATCGCCGGCGAACAGCAGACCCGTTTTGCCGTGGTGCGCTACGGCAATGTGGCCGGTTCCCGTGGGTCGGTGGTGCCGTTCTTCAGCAAGTTGATTGCCGATGGCGCGACGGAGCTGCCGATCACCGACGAGCGCATGACCCGTTTCTGGATCACCCTCGATCACGGCGTGCAGTTTGTCCTCGACAGCTTCGCGCGGATGCACGGCGGCGAAGTGTTCGTGCCGAAGATCCCGTCGATCCGTATCGTCGATCTGGCGCGGGGCATGGCCGAGCAATTGCCGCACAAGAACGTCGGTATCCGTCCCGGGGAAAAACTCCATGAATTGATGGTGCCGCTGGACGATGCGCGGATGACGCTGGAGTTCGAAGACCACTACACCATTCAGCCGTCGATCCGTTTCACCAGCGTCGATGTCGATTTTGCCGTCGACAAGCTTGGCGAATGCGGCCGGCCGGTGGGTGAGGACTTCGAGTACCGCTCCGACACCAATCCGCACTTCCTCTCGGTCGGGCAGATCGCCGACCTGCACGCGAAACTCTCGGTATGA
- the pseF gene encoding pseudaminic acid cytidylyltransferase, whose protein sequence is MNSVAIIPARGGSKRIPRKNLLPFDGVPMIVRSIRTAQDCGLFDQVVVSTDDAEIAELALAHGAQVPFLRPAELADDFTGTAAVIVHALQQLPAFDYACCVYATAPLLQARFLREGFELLAQHPDKAFAFSVCSFGFPVQRALTLDGQGALTALYPEFRNTRSQDLPEAFQDAGQFYWGRSEAWLRGEVLYSPASLPVILPRHLVQDIDTLEDWKRAEYLYAALKAGGELS, encoded by the coding sequence TTGAACAGTGTTGCGATCATCCCGGCCCGTGGCGGCAGCAAGCGCATCCCGCGCAAGAATCTGTTGCCGTTCGACGGCGTGCCGATGATTGTCCGCTCGATCCGCACGGCGCAGGATTGCGGCCTGTTCGACCAGGTTGTGGTCAGCACCGACGACGCCGAGATTGCCGAGCTGGCGCTGGCCCATGGTGCACAAGTGCCGTTCCTGCGCCCGGCTGAACTGGCGGATGATTTCACCGGCACAGCAGCGGTGATCGTGCACGCCTTGCAACAGCTGCCGGCCTTCGATTACGCCTGCTGCGTGTACGCCACGGCGCCATTGTTGCAGGCGCGATTCCTGCGAGAAGGCTTTGAGCTGCTGGCGCAGCACCCGGACAAAGCCTTTGCATTCTCCGTGTGCAGCTTCGGTTTTCCGGTGCAGCGCGCGCTGACGCTGGACGGGCAGGGCGCGCTCACCGCGTTGTACCCCGAATTTCGCAACACCCGTTCGCAGGACTTGCCCGAAGCTTTTCAGGACGCCGGGCAGTTCTACTGGGGCCGCAGCGAAGCCTGGCTGCGCGGTGAGGTGCTGTATTCACCGGCCAGCCTGCCGGTGATTCTGCCGCGGCATCTGGTGCAGGACATTGATACGCTTGAAGACTGGAAGCGCGCCGAATACCTTTACGCCGCACTGAAGGCTGGCGGAGAACTGTCATGA
- a CDS encoding acetyltransferase: MKMYLLGAANPEAVRMLHAVKRSTPNIEFAFLDNDPRKHGTLFYGVPVLGGCERVGELNGEDVRFVNLITGSTRLRYETTCQLVDAGARLGQFVHPGIDLSMIRMGQGSYLQEGVLMQAEVTLGDNTSISAGSVVGHEGRIGHSVFMAPGVCIAGCVEIGDGTFIGTNATILPRLRIGRWVTIGAGAVVTKDVPDFSVVVGNPARIIKTNAVPYPDARVFK, encoded by the coding sequence GTGAAGATGTATCTGCTGGGAGCCGCCAACCCGGAAGCGGTGCGCATGCTGCACGCCGTCAAGCGCAGCACGCCGAACATCGAATTCGCCTTTCTGGACAACGACCCGCGCAAGCACGGCACGCTATTTTACGGGGTGCCGGTGCTCGGTGGTTGCGAACGTGTCGGTGAACTCAATGGCGAGGACGTGCGCTTCGTCAATCTGATCACCGGCAGTACCCGGTTACGCTACGAAACTACCTGTCAGTTGGTCGATGCCGGTGCGCGCCTCGGTCAGTTCGTTCATCCGGGTATTGACCTGAGCATGATCCGCATGGGGCAGGGCAGTTATCTGCAGGAAGGCGTGCTGATGCAGGCCGAAGTGACCTTGGGCGACAACACCAGCATCAGCGCCGGCAGTGTCGTGGGGCATGAAGGGCGGATCGGTCACTCGGTGTTCATGGCGCCGGGCGTGTGTATCGCAGGTTGCGTGGAAATCGGTGACGGGACCTTTATCGGGACCAATGCCACGATCCTGCCGCGCCTGCGCATCGGTCGCTGGGTAACCATCGGTGCCGGTGCCGTAGTGACCAAGGATGTTCCGGATTTTTCGGTCGTGGTGGGTAATCCCGCCAGGATCATCAAGACCAACGCAGTGCCTTACCCGGACGCCAGGGTGTTCAAGTAA
- the pseC gene encoding UDP-4-amino-4,6-dideoxy-N-acetyl-beta-L-altrosamine transaminase — protein sequence MIPYGRQSVDQADIDAVVEVLQSDWLTQGPSIERFEQAMAERCQADFAVAVCNATAALHIACLAAGLGPGDRLWTTPNTFLASANCGRYCGAEVDFVDIDPLTWNLDAFALAAKLDQAEQDGTLPKVLVAVAFSGQSCDMRKIAELAERYNFTVIEDASHAVGASYAGRPVGCGEFAAMTVFSFHPVKIITSGEGGMVLTNRPQLAERLQRLRSHGMTRDPQQMTEPSHGPWYYQQIELGFNYRITDLQAALGLSQLGRLDDFIARRRELAARYDHLLAYLPLTLPSAQPEAESAWHLYVVRLQTERIGLTHRQVFEGLRAAGIGVNLHYIPVHLQPYYRDLGFAEGDFPEAERYYAQAISLPLFPLLSDEQQDHVVEQLRRLTE from the coding sequence ATGATTCCCTACGGTCGGCAGAGCGTCGATCAGGCGGACATCGATGCGGTGGTCGAAGTCCTGCAATCGGACTGGCTGACCCAGGGGCCGAGCATCGAGCGCTTCGAACAGGCGATGGCCGAACGTTGTCAGGCCGACTTCGCGGTCGCGGTGTGCAACGCCACGGCGGCGCTGCACATTGCCTGCCTTGCGGCCGGCCTTGGCCCGGGCGATCGTTTGTGGACTACGCCAAACACCTTTCTGGCCTCGGCCAACTGCGGGCGCTATTGCGGCGCCGAGGTGGACTTCGTCGACATCGATCCGCTGACCTGGAACCTCGATGCCTTCGCCCTCGCCGCGAAACTCGATCAGGCCGAACAGGACGGTACGTTGCCGAAAGTGCTGGTGGCGGTGGCGTTCTCCGGGCAGAGCTGCGACATGCGCAAGATTGCCGAACTGGCCGAGCGCTACAACTTCACCGTGATCGAAGATGCCTCGCACGCGGTGGGCGCGAGCTACGCCGGGCGCCCGGTGGGTTGCGGTGAATTTGCGGCGATGACCGTGTTCAGTTTTCACCCGGTGAAGATCATCACCAGTGGCGAAGGCGGCATGGTGCTGACCAATCGTCCGCAGCTGGCCGAGCGCTTGCAACGCCTGCGCAGCCACGGCATGACCCGTGACCCGCAACAGATGACCGAGCCCAGCCACGGCCCGTGGTATTACCAGCAGATCGAGCTGGGCTTCAATTACCGGATCACCGATTTGCAGGCAGCGCTGGGCCTGTCGCAACTGGGCAGGCTGGATGACTTCATCGCCCGCCGTCGCGAGCTGGCGGCGCGCTACGATCACTTGCTGGCGTACCTGCCGCTGACCTTGCCCAGCGCGCAGCCAGAGGCGGAGTCGGCGTGGCATCTGTACGTGGTGCGCCTGCAGACCGAGCGTATCGGCCTGACCCACCGTCAGGTGTTCGAAGGCTTGCGGGCAGCCGGCATCGGCGTGAACCTGCACTATATTCCCGTGCATTTGCAGCCGTACTATCGTGACTTGGGTTTTGCCGAAGGCGACTTCCCCGAAGCCGAGCGTTATTACGCTCAAGCGATCAGTCTGCCGCTGTTCCCGTTGCTCAGCGATGAGCAGCAGGATCATGTGGTCGAGCAATTGCGGCGATTGACCGAATAG